The proteins below are encoded in one region of Telopea speciosissima isolate NSW1024214 ecotype Mountain lineage chromosome 10, Tspe_v1, whole genome shotgun sequence:
- the LOC122643306 gene encoding sigma factor binding protein 1, chloroplastic-like, translating to MDKLSVHQGIKCSKQSQSKKKSKPIKVVYISNPMKVKTSASEFRALVQELTGRDSDLSRITVDGRLQKVPVYEVMKSGDDEYEPQVPHQIESYQESSLPGKSDEVDEPFDDHFTSVLLENFIY from the coding sequence ATGGATAAGCTCAGTGTTCATCAAGGTATCAAGTGTTCCAAACAGTCTCaatcaaagaagaaatcaaaacccATCAAAGTTGTATACATCTCTAACCCTATGAAGGTGAAGACAAGTGCATCTGAGTTTAGGGCTTTGGTTCAAGAACTCACTGGAAGAGATTCTGATTTGAGCAGAATCACAGTTGATGGACGACTTCAGAAGGTTCCTGTTTATGAAGTTATGAAGAGTGGAGATGATGAGTATGAACCTCAAGTTCCTCATCAGATTGAAAGCTATCAGGAATCATCATTACCAGGGAAATCTGATGAGGTTGATGAGCcctttgatgatcacttcactTCTGTGTTGCTTGAAAACTTTATATATTGA